A part of Neovison vison isolate M4711 chromosome 8, ASM_NN_V1, whole genome shotgun sequence genomic DNA contains:
- the FNDC4 gene encoding fibronectin type III domain-containing protein 4, giving the protein MPQCLTADSVGTMASLMPLSPYLSPTVLLLVSCDLGFVRADRPPSPVNVTVTHLRANSATVSWDVPEGNIVIGYSISQQRQNGPGQRVIREVNTTTRACALWGLAEDSDYTVQVRSIGLRGESPPGPRVHFRTLKGSDRLPSNSSSPGDITVEGLEGEQPLQTGEVVIIVVVLLMWAAVIGLFCRQYDIIKDNDSNNNPKEKGKGPEQSPQGRPVGTRQKKSPSINTIDV; this is encoded by the exons ATGCCCCAGTGCCTCACAGCGGACTCGGTGGGGACCATGGCTTCGCTGATGCCCCTCTCCCCATATTTAAGCCCTACGGTCCTCCTGCTGGTCAGTTGTGACCTGGGCTTTGTGCGAGCAG ACCGGCCTCCGTCTCCTGTGAATGTGACAGTCACTCACCTCAGAGCCAACTCGGCCACTGTGTCCTGGGACGTCCCAGAAGGAAACATCGTCATTGGCTACTCCATTTCCCAGCAA CGACAGAATGGCCCTGGGCAGCGTGTGATCCGGGAGGTGAACACCACCACCAGGGCCTGTGCCCTCTGGGGACTGGCTGAAGATAGCGACTACACCGTGCAGGTCCGGAGCATCGGCCTTCGAGGAGAGAGCCCCCCAGGGCCTCGGGTGCACTTCCGAACTCTCAAGGGTTCTGACCGGCTACCCTCCAACAGCTCAAGCCCAG gTGACATCACAGTGGAGGGTCTGGAGGGAGAGCAACCATTGCAGACAGGGGAAGTGGTTATCATTGTGGTGGTGTTGCTCATGTGGGCCG CTGTCATTGGGCTCTTCTGCCGTCAGTATGATATCATCAAGGACAACGACTCCAACAACAACcccaaggagaaggggaaggggccggAACAGAGTCCTCAGGGAAGGCCGGTGGGGACGAGACAG aaaaagtcaCCATCCATCAACACCATTGATGTATGA